A DNA window from Spirochaetota bacterium contains the following coding sequences:
- the fliG gene encoding flagellar motor switch protein FliG gives MKSIDQMTGMEKVASLLIAIGPDAASRVLKYLDEDSIRKIVVEIAKVDSLSIEEKEEMIGEFLLEFKRNQGTLSGGETVARNLLVSAFGEEKAEEVFTKLTRKDLERGFAFLRDVDSEILASFLENEHLQTITVTLAYLSPHKSAEVLNRFQPYIAKEVSKRMARLGKTSPEAVLEIVRFIKKKYEKLIESSNNYEAPDGVNAIVDILNRMSLDQEKRLMEYFDTTIPQIADNIRERIFSFENVVNLSHQEVQILIDEVNDDHIISKALKGAGDEIRFKFLRNMSRNRATDVLSDMFNMGPLSLAEIKDARHMIASIMISLNDNGMINIRKEREKYVE, from the coding sequence ATGAAGTCAATCGATCAGATGACAGGCATGGAGAAGGTCGCTTCTCTCCTGATTGCCATTGGTCCTGATGCTGCTTCAAGGGTGTTGAAATATCTTGACGAGGATAGCATAAGGAAGATTGTTGTAGAGATAGCCAAAGTGGATAGCTTGTCAATTGAAGAGAAGGAGGAGATGATAGGCGAGTTTCTGCTAGAATTTAAGAGAAATCAGGGAACCCTGTCTGGTGGTGAAACTGTAGCACGAAATCTGCTTGTGTCGGCATTTGGTGAAGAGAAAGCGGAGGAGGTGTTCACTAAGCTGACGAGAAAGGATCTTGAGAGGGGTTTCGCCTTTCTAAGGGACGTCGATTCAGAAATATTAGCATCGTTTTTAGAAAACGAACATCTGCAAACCATAACTGTTACCCTTGCTTATTTATCTCCACATAAATCCGCTGAGGTTCTGAATAGGTTTCAACCGTATATTGCAAAAGAGGTTTCAAAGAGGATGGCCAGACTGGGGAAAACATCCCCTGAAGCTGTTCTTGAAATCGTGCGGTTTATCAAGAAGAAGTACGAAAAGCTTATAGAGTCTAGCAACAACTATGAAGCGCCAGATGGCGTGAATGCAATTGTTGATATATTAAATCGCATGAGTCTTGATCAGGAAAAGAGATTAATGGAGTACTTTGATACCACAATTCCACAGATCGCTGATAATATTAGAGAAAGAATATTTTCCTTTGAAAACGTTGTAAACCTGAGCCATCAGGAGGTTCAAATACTCATTGATGAGGTGAATGATGATCATATCATTTCAAAGGCGCTCAAAGGGGCGGGAGATGAGATCAGATTCAAGTTTTTGAGAAATATGAGCAGAAATAGGGCAACAGATGTTCTATCCGATATGTTCAACATGGGTCCTTTGAGCTTGGCTGAAATAAAGGATGCCAGGCATATGATTGCATCAATCATGATAAGCCTAAATGACAATGGCATGATAAACATCAGGAAGGAACGGGAAAAATATGTTGAGTGA